In a single window of the Aquarana catesbeiana isolate 2022-GZ linkage group LG13, ASM4218655v1, whole genome shotgun sequence genome:
- the LOC141116817 gene encoding palmitoyltransferase ZDHHC3-like — translation MAPCVRDPCGLLCLLLTYLSVSYSEYVILRHILLEDYAGSVWCPLHAVFYNLIVFMLLACHTRAVFSDPGVVPLPEMAIDFSDLRGTPRKNDRGNEDWTVCNRCETYRPPRAHHCRICHRCIRRMDHHCPWINNCVGELNQKYFIQFLFYTALASMYSVGLVLGTWLLPALRGGDVEDALKAGHVRSHVQIAHCILLLVESVLFGLFVTVIFYDQIVSIITDETPIEQLRNKLLKEARKEVTHSRKPKMALLREVFGRGFIVCWFCPLVTPPSSGGPAYSYLPDYDV, via the exons ATGGCGCCGTGTGTACGGGACCCGTGCGGGCTGCTCTGCCTCCTCCTCACCTACCTGAGTGTCAGCTACTCCGAGTACGTCATCCTCCGACACATCCTGCTGGAGGACTACGCCGGGAG tgTCTGGTGTCCGCTCCATGCTGTCTTCTATAATCTCATCGTCTTCATGCTGCTGGCCTGCCACACCCGGGCCGTCTTCTCCGATCCAG GTGTCGTACCTCTGCCGGAAATGGCCATCGACTTCTCAGATCTGCGCGGTACTCCACGCAAAAACGACCGG GGCAATGAAGACTGGACGGTGTGCAATCGCTGTGAGACGTACCGGCCTCCGCGGGCTCACCACTGCCGTATCTGCCACCGCTGCATCCGCCGCATGGACCACCACTGTCCCTG GATCAATAATTGTGTCGGCGAGCTCAACCAGAAATACTTCATCCAGTTCCTCTTCTATACCG ctctCGCCAGCATGTACTCCGTGGGTCTTGTCTTGGGAACGTGGCTTCTGCCGGCACTGAGGGGCGGTGATGTGGAGGACGCGCTGAAGGCGGGCCACGTACGCAGCCACGTGCAGAT AGCTCACTGTATCCTCCTATTGGTGGAATCTGTCCTCTTCGGGCTCTTCGTCACTGTTATTTTCTACGATCAG ATTGTATCCATAATCACCGACGAGACCCCCATCGAACAGCTGCGTAACAAACTGCTGAAGGAAGCGCGCAAGGAGGTGACACACAGCCGCAAACCAAAGATGGCGCTCCTGCGGGAAGTGTTCGGCAGAG GTTTCATCGTCTGCTGGTTTTGCCCATTGGTCACCCCCCCATCCTCGGGGGGTCCGGCGTACAGCTACCTCCCGGACTACGACGTATAG